The window GCCTTTTTACACACATTAACAGACGAGACATTCATAACCGATCCGGCATTTTCGGATCCTTTTAATTAAAATATGATGAAAAATTTAGCTATTATACTATTAGTCGTTTTAGGCTTTACCTCTTGTAAAGATGACGAAGAGGAAATGTTTACTTCAATTCAAGTGAACCTTGAATTCGCTCATGTTCTCAATGGAGAAGCATTAGAACTGGATGGAAAAGCTTATAACCTGCCCTCAGGTGAAAGCTTCACCCCGAGTAAATTTAAATATTACATTTCTAATATCACGTTTGAAAACAGTGAAACCGGCAACACCTATTTCGTAGCAGATGGTTATTACCTTATTGATGAAGCCGGAAAAAAAGAAATCACTTTTGAAGTACCGGCTGGGAGTTACGACAAACTATCTTATTACGTAGGCATAGACAAAGAAAGAAACCTATCTACAGATCAAGTGGGCGATTTGGATCCTAGCAATGACATGGTCTGGAGCTGGAAAACAGGATACAAGTTTTTGGTCTTAGAAGGTGAATGGGAATACGAAAATTCTGACAGAAGAGGGCTTGTCATTCATATTGGCAATAACGATCCTGAGACAGAAGTTAATTTCAAAGAATTCTCTTTTGACTTATCTTCAGAGGGCTTAACCTTAGGCAGTGAAGCCATGGTAGACATTGACATAGAAGCCGAAATAAGCAGCTTGTTCACCGGCGACACTGAATTAGTGGTACACGAGCTAGAAAGCACAAGTATCATGGGAGGACCATTGGCCATTTCTGTGGCGAACAATTACCAGATAAACCTTTTCTCTATCAAATAAATCATAGTTACGCTCCTAATTAAATGGGCTTCCGCAAAACCGGTTTGTTATTTATACTGTTGGCTTCAGGCTTGTTAAATGCTTGTATGCCTGCATTTGATGAGGTGGAAAAAAATACACCGGAATATTATGTTCCGGTGTATTCTTCTTCGCTTCAACAGGATGACTTTCCGCAACCGGAAAGGAATTACCTCAACAAAGAAGGAGTAGAATTGGGCAAAACACTGTTTTATGACCCGGGATTGTCTGCCAATGGAAAAGTTTCATGTGCAGGATGCCACTTGCCTGACAAAGCTTTCAGCGATGGACTGGCATTGACCAATATTGGAGTATCCTGATCGGCCTTGCATAGGAATTCTCCTGCCTTATTTAACCTGGCTTGGCATGATGGACTCTTTTGGGAAGGCGGGGCCAATGACCTGGAATCCATGGTTTTTGGTCCCCTCACACATCCCGACGAAATGGCAGCAGATCTAAATAAAGTACTTCAATACATCAACACCCATGAAGCTTACCCCCTGTTATTTCAGGAGGCATTTTCTTCAGACAGCATTACAAGTTCAACCATCGCAAGGTCCCTGGCTCAGTTTATGCGAACCCTTATTTCCGATGACAGCAAATACGACCAATGGAAAAGGGAAGAAATCGAGCTCAATTCAGAAGAATTGAAAGGCTACAGCGTATACCAAGAACATTGCAGTAGTTGTCATAAAGAGGGCTTATTTACTGATTTAAGTTACCATAACAATGGACTGGACAGCAGCTATCCTGACCCACCGGAATTGGAAGGGCTGTATCAGGGCAGGTACAGGATCACCTACAAAGACGAGGACATGGGTGCTTATAAAACTGCTTCTCTGAGAAACCTATCCTTTACCGCTCCCTATATGCATGATGGCAGGTTTGCTAGCCTTGAAGAGGTATTGGATCACTATGAAACCGGCATTAAGACCAATGAAACCTTGGCCCCAGAACTCGAAAATGGTATTGTATTAAGTACCACCGAAAGATCACAACTACTGGCTTTCCTTAACAGCCTTAACGATTATAATTTTATTACAAATCCAGCCTATCAAGAATAGGTTTACAACTATGAAACGACTCACTATTTTAGCGATCACCCTGTTGACATTCTCCTTTTTACCAAAAGAGGCAAAAGCATGTGACAGCTGTAACTTTTTCGAATACAGCCTCTTGCAAAACAGAAGCTATTTTGGTCTGTTTTACAGGCACCGCAGTTTTGGCGACTACACACAATATGGGAACACCGCCAACCAAGTCACAACTGCAGGCTTGTCAACTGCCGTTTTTGAAAACAGTGCTGCTAACAACTACACGCCCAATGCCAGAACCTTATCTGCTACTATACCCGATCAAAGGGTCATGCATGAACCTGAGGGAACCGGACTTTATGTCAACAAAACCAAAATGGATTGGGAAACTTATGAAACGGTAGAGTTGAGAGGAAACTTCATGTTAAAAAACAACTGGAACTTCGCCTTTCTCCTACCTTACGAATCCAATGTTGTCTATTATGAAAAATTGTTAGACCTACCCAATCCCGTTCAGGACACCACCATAAGCGTGAAAGGTTGGGGGGATTTGACGTTAGCAGCTGATTATATCCACTATATCTATAACCCTAAGGCAAGGCATACTTTCCGTCCCGGGATAGCCATCACTGCTCCCACCGGACAATCAAGACAAATAGCCAATGCGGAGCAACTTTATGATCCGATTATTCAACCCGGCACAGGGTCCTGGAGTTTGATTGGAAGAATGAATTACCAATTGTTTTATACAAAAACAGGTGCCAACCTCTCTTTTAGCTATAAAACAGCCACTGAAGGGAGCCAGGATTACCAATTCGGAAATAGCTTTAACGGATCGGCTGTAGCCTTTCACCAATTTACCATCAATAACGATTGGATTTTAGTACCTAACCTTGGTGGGTATTTTGAACATGCAGCGAATGATACTTGGGAGGGTGAAAAACAAGCCCTAACAGGCGGTGATGTGGTATTTGCACAGGCCGGAACAGACCTCAACATTAAAGATTGGACTTTGAGTTTTGTCTGGCAGACGCCTTTGTCACAAAGTTTAAATGGAAATCAAATCCTTCACAAAAATCGCCTAAGCATTGGGGTAATTAAATCTTTCAAATTGTAAGAGAAAGGTGGGAAAAAAATTAAAAAATATAAAAAAAAGTAGGTATTGGTAAGCTTCAAAAAATCCCAAAAAATTCAATAGTTTCCAGCGCATAAACCAAACGCTTAGAATCTTTTCAAAAAATCAACTCAACACTTTCTTTTCGGTTTTAACATTGTTCCAGAACAAATAACCAAATCCTAACTGAGGAACAATTATCAACACTACATGAAGAAAATTCACCCCACCACTTATGGATACATTTAAACTCAACAGGTTGGCTACAGCCAGTATCAAAACCAAAGATACCAGAGCAAAAAGATGGGCCAACATTAATTTTTTTTGACTTTTCATAATCTTAAAATTTACTTTATCAGAGCTATTAAAAATAATCAGTGCCGTTATTTACACTTGATAACATGACAAAATTGGAACATAAAATCCGTAAAAACAAATCCCCCAACACCCCTAGATCCCTTTGAATTTCAATGTTTTACAAAATAATACGTTACAAAAAACCTTAATTGCAAATCGTTTTACTTAAATTGCATTTCACCTCAAAAAAACTTTTTGAAAAAAAATTGATATTTTTTTTCACCTGGCCTTCATTGGGCAAGTTTAAACTGCTTAAAGCAATTGATTTTAATAAATCACACCTCTTACGACCTGGTCCCGGATGTCACTGTTTTGACTTCATACAGTTTTGCGGGAAGGTTAGTATTCTGCCATACTGTAATTGACACAGGCAGTTATTACTGTTCAACTCCTATAGTCCTGAGGCATGTAAAGTAATGTAGGTTTTCGAATTGGTTATTTTTTTTTATTCATTAGGGATATAAACACAATGACAGCGTAAATCCCCTCATTTTTTTTAACCCGGAATGAATTGAATAAGGGTCTTCTATTAAATAGCTGATTGTAATTGCGTTTTACAAGTTCGTTGATAGGTAGGAGTAGGTGCAATCTACTCCTAGTAGTGACATCTACAAGCGAAACCTGTTTATTGAAATAGTTTACGCCTAATTTTGGTAAAAAACCTACAATACCCGCAAAAACACTCATGTAAACTATGCTGCATTGCATTATGACCTGATGTAGAATTGGGGTTAAAACGTCTAAGCTTTAGTGTACTATTTTTTTTACCAAAGCAATGCACTCATTTTCCAGATAAATCTTATCCAAGGGTCCAAATTTTCTACTACCGGGTTTCTTTCCCAATAATTGATGCTATTTTTGTATTTTGGAAAGAGAAGTATGACATATCAAATCAAGGCCTTTGAAAACGGTATTAGAATTGTTCATCAGGAAGTAAGCAGTACCCGCCTGGTTCATTGTGGATTTATTCTTGACATCGGAAGCAGGGATGAAACAGAAGAACAGGTTGGCTTGGCGCATTTTTGGGAACACATGGCCTTTAAAGGCACCCAAAAGCG of the Cyclobacterium marinum DSM 745 genome contains:
- a CDS encoding MbnP family protein — encoded protein: MMKNLAIILLVVLGFTSCKDDEEEMFTSIQVNLEFAHVLNGEALELDGKAYNLPSGESFTPSKFKYYISNITFENSETGNTYFVADGYYLIDEAGKKEITFEVPAGSYDKLSYYVGIDKERNLSTDQVGDLDPSNDMVWSWKTGYKFLVLEGEWEYENSDRRGLVIHIGNNDPETEVNFKEFSFDLSSEGLTLGSEAMVDIDIEAEISSLFTGDTELVVHELESTSIMGGPLAISVANNYQINLFSIK